The genomic window GCCGTCGGAACCGGGCCGCGTCGAATGGTTTTCCGCCGTGCGGCGGTTGCGGGTCGCGACGCCTACAGGTTCTTGAGCGCTTCCCGCACGGAGAGCGGTGCGAGCCGGTCGCGGGCGCCGGCGACGAAGTCCCGTACGGCGTCCGGGTCGGTCTTCGCGTACTCGCGCAGGCTCCAGCCGATCGCCTTGCGGATGAAGAAGTCGGGATGGGCCGCCTGGCGCAGGCAGTACCGGAAGAGCCGCTCCGCGTCGGTGGCCTGCTTGTAGCGGAGCTGGTGGAGCAGTGCGGAGCGCGCGACCCAGAGGTCGTCGTCCTCGATCCACTCGTCCATGACGGGAACGAGCGCGGGATCGGCGGCGACGAGTCCGCCGACGACGTGCGCGGCGAGCGCGTCGACGGTGTCCCACCAGGGGACGGTGGTGACGAGGTGCCGTACGACCGGGAGGAAGGCGGAGGAGCAGTGTCCGGTGTGGCGCCGCAGATAGTCGACGGCGAAGTAGTGGTACTCGCGCTCGGGCAGCTGCCAGCAGCGCAGGGCGACCGCCGCGCAGTCGGTCTCGCCGGGGCGGGCGGTGCCTTCGAGGACCGTGCGGGACAGGGCGCGGCGTTCGGGTGTGCGGATGCCGAGGAACGGCGCGACGTCCTTCATGTACGCGGCGGCCTCGGTGGCCCGTACCGGGTCGGCCGCGGCGGCATACACGCTGGTGATCCGGTCCATCACGGTGTCGGCGAGGGCGCTGCGAGGAGTCGCCGGGAGCGTGGCGGATGCTGTCCCGGAGCGCGTCATCGGCATGAGGCCCAGATTACGGCGGGCGTTCGGATTCGTCGGTTAGTCTCCCCGAATGCTCGAACCCGTCCCCGGGCCGCGCGGCGGCCTCGCTCTGCGCTGCGGCCGCGCCCTGCTCTCGCCATGGGCCCGGCTGGCGCTGCTCGTGCTGCTGCTGGCGTCCGGGGCGGGCGCGATGGTGCTGTACGAGCCCCACCGGATGCTCGCGTCGGGCTGGCCGCCCCAGGTGAGCGGCGGCGCGGCGGTCGGCGTCTTCGCCGTCGCCTACGGCGTGTGCTCGGCGGCGTTCGTGCCGCGGCCGCTGATGAGCATGGCCGCGGGCGCGCTCTTCGGCTCCGCGGCGGGGCTGGCTGCCGCCATCGCCGGGACGGTGATCGGTGCGGGCATCTCCTTCGTCCTCGTCCGGGCGCTGGGGCAGGACGCGCTCCGCCCGCTGCTGCGCGGGCGATGGCTGAAAGCCGCCGACGGCCAGCTGAGCCGGCACGGCTTCCGCTCCATGCTCGCGCTGCGGCTCTTCCCCGGGATCCCGTTCGCGGCGGCGAACTACTGCGGGGCGCTGTCGCAGATGCGGTACGCCCCCTTCCTGCTGGCGACGGGGATCGGGGTGGTGCCGAACACGGCGGCGTACGTGATCGCCGGGAGCACCGCCGCGTCGCCGACGTCGCCGGTGTTCCTCGCGGCGACGGGCTTCATCGTGCTGTCGGGCGTGGTGGGGGTGTTCGTGGCCTGGCGCAAACGCCACCGCCTGCGCGGCGCGGCCGCACGCAGGTGACGGCACAGCCGTGCCGTCGGGCGCGTGGGCGCAGCCCTCGCCGGGCCTGTGGGGCCCGTTGACAACGGCCCGCCGGAGGGAGGGAATTCCGCGGACGCTACGCTGCCACGCGGCGGACGCAAGATCGCGGCCCGTCCCGTACGTTCCGACCTGACCAGCACTTGGATGGCTTAGCTTTCATGTCGTGGTTCGAATCATTCATCCTCGGGCTCGTCCAGGGGCTGACGGAATTCCTGCCCATCT from Streptomyces formicae includes these protein-coding regions:
- a CDS encoding DNA alkylation repair protein yields the protein MPMTRSGTASATLPATPRSALADTVMDRITSVYAAAADPVRATEAAAYMKDVAPFLGIRTPERRALSRTVLEGTARPGETDCAAVALRCWQLPEREYHYFAVDYLRRHTGHCSSAFLPVVRHLVTTVPWWDTVDALAAHVVGGLVAADPALVPVMDEWIEDDDLWVARSALLHQLRYKQATDAERLFRYCLRQAAHPDFFIRKAIGWSLREYAKTDPDAVRDFVAGARDRLAPLSVREALKNL
- a CDS encoding TVP38/TMEM64 family protein encodes the protein MLEPVPGPRGGLALRCGRALLSPWARLALLVLLLASGAGAMVLYEPHRMLASGWPPQVSGGAAVGVFAVAYGVCSAAFVPRPLMSMAAGALFGSAAGLAAAIAGTVIGAGISFVLVRALGQDALRPLLRGRWLKAADGQLSRHGFRSMLALRLFPGIPFAAANYCGALSQMRYAPFLLATGIGVVPNTAAYVIAGSTAASPTSPVFLAATGFIVLSGVVGVFVAWRKRHRLRGAAARR